The Cottoperca gobio chromosome 8, fCotGob3.1, whole genome shotgun sequence genome contains the following window.
TCAGCCTCCAGTACACACCTCGGGGATCATGCTGTGCCTTCTCTTTTCCTGCTAAACAACATCAATGACACTCGTCATATTGGAGGAGCAGAAGGGGGAGCACAGACACAAAAGCACTCCCttacaaataaacagaaaggGTCAcctatgcaaacacacacacaaacaaaaacacacacacacaagcaaatgactgacaaacacacagcagcccATTATCTGTCCTACACAGCTCATTCTAATCCCCTCTCAGGTGGAGACACTTCATTTTTCCTGCAAAGACAAAAGATGGGGACATTGTGCATGTGTCTCCACCTGAATGTCCAGGCATGAGATGCACATGTCTCTGTATgcatgctgtgtttgtgttgtcctCGTGTCTCTggtctgtgtgtgcagctctcAAACTCGTCTGTCCCCCTACCCGGCCCCCGAGACAACATAAAGAGCAGGAGTCAATTGTAATGAATGGGCAACCCAGTGCAAGCTGGCTAGAGCTAAATGGAAATGTCAAGCCCGCCACGGAtcccttttgtttgtctgtaaaagGGCTAATCTCACAGGGGAGCCCAAACAGAATAATACCCAGCCAATGACAGTCAACACCTCACTGTTTCCGTttcaaagagagaaagtgagagaattGACGGGCAGAGGTACAGTTGAGGAAGTAAGGCGATTGGATTAAAGGCAAGATACATTGTGCAGGGTTTGTAATGGACCTCCACCAGGATGTTTATGAGCAGCTAAGAGCTTAGAAGCAAACCTTTCCTGGTACAAAAAACACTAAGAAGATAATTTGGATTAACCTGATgagaggctgcaggtgtgtgtacagtacacaccGACAGCTGTGAGAGGCGGCTGTATGAAACGACGCGTATGAAGAGTCAGCATGACCTGACAGTGACAAAAGAGACAGTTGAAATAAGCAGTAGGCCAAATCAATAAATGTTAGATCAAGTAGCTGAACAGATTAGCAGGAGATCAGAGTTTAGACTTTCATTTATTCCACAATGACCCCTCAAGGAGGTTTATGGACACAACAGAAATAACAAaagcagaagaaacagaagggctgcaactaacagtgttttttttcatcttgattaatctgccaataattttcagaaagaaaagtgagaaaatTGTGAAATATAGCCATTATAGTTTTGATTCCGATTTAGCGTCGCACTCCTATAgccgcctacattacccacaatgcagctCTAACAGAAGAACGAGAAACGGAGATtcaggtgtgttatgctagtagcctTAAAGGGCccacgaaatgataaacatgaatttctactgatgatagtaaatgctatttgtgttgtaaaatgatgtgttatttatgaaacaatgatcgcagtatttaataaatcatgatttagtatgagtggtagatagatagatagatagatagatagatagatagatagatagatagatagatagatagatagatagatatagagatagatagagagagagagagagagagagagaggtagatatacatagatagatagatagatagatagatagatagatagatagatagatagatagatagatagatagatagatagatatagagatagatatagatagatagatagatagatagagaggtagatagatatagagatagatagatagatagatagatagatagatagatagatagatagatagatagatagatagatagatagatagatagatagatagatagatagatagatagatagatagatagataaatagatagataaatagatatagagatagatagatcgaccacccatgtttacattgccgctaccggaaacaaccgacgccgtgttctgacgtcacaagtagaaaacagtccaccagtataTACAGACAGCACGACAGAAGcagcagacgtggcgatgtcggactctggctcggatatttcgacagaatccagtgacagtgacagtttATTGAAGAAGATGCCGGTGttgtggatttagatcatgcggccgagtttaacgtggtggaaacagagcagctcgagacacagtattcaagatggagacacaaaTGGGACCGAACATGGGGATGATGGTgattctggatttggcggagatcctgtgcgacaacagaacacagacaggtatatacatttgactataattcatagaacttctcaatatatagtaaatacatcataataaaacgtaacattatcctcgatcgtaaatagatcgcacgctatcgatagcttgctagagagttgatagcttggtttccttgaattgttatgaacccgactagttgtccgcaaattgctcgatccctaaatattcaattatttctctacttggacacatcgacgtctgtaaagcttgataacttgattctttctcaaagtttctgcggttgaggttctaacgttgtgtctgatgtcattACGagtatataaagaattagctattagctaacagaCAAAccagaggacagcgctgttttataaagtatagtctgtatactgatgtatatatatatatatatatatatatatatatatatatagagagagagagagagagagagagagagagagagagagagagagagagagagagagagagtcactatagcctatagtagccggaacacttaccagatgttcatggaagttacgatgtcgtaactttacgtgaaacgggtaaaaagttgctactagatagatcctaCCTCCGTatgaccataacaggcttatgagctgcttacgagtcgtgaaacacaggcctataaatagtatgaaattaagatgacgttaatattggcctttcttctggatattgcatattgtgtacatgtccttaccactcttcttttgtacatttaggtgtacatgtgaaaactgtagaATTacggaagcaattgaagagctgctgccaagaaaaggatgtcatggagaaactttgatgtatttttgggaagtcgaatggtcactctggtaaagttacagaataaatagataaataaggtaataaggttgaagtgattaccattgacatgtattatcttgtatgttacagaatgtatcatcaacattgtcttggcacaaagaattgagtctcggtcaagagttaaTTAACATACTctacataaaatatgttttataatcaagaattatatataatatatatatatatatatatatatatatatatatatatatatatatatatatatatatatattatgatgctgacctttggaacaaccaacttggattggaacttgcagtccagctgacctgacacgtggtcgcgcctgcatggacttgtagtgtgtccgtggagggggatccgtctgcacagcaatttctttctgacatgtctgaaatgtacaaaacacaactttactaatacatttttcaaaccagcttgaaattgtattgcatgtttatacatgtctgcgtaaagaaaatatctaataacattcataataaaagatgtggttgaattgattgagagagcaatgatatcaaattaaacaaatatatgaattatgtacatgcatgtggtgattttatgtttaacacgtcatgtgcaggtctactggcactacaactgtaatgtacagatgacgtacagtctgtatacttactgctgtacacacagcttcctccccagtgtggatgtccaatagatggtcgctgatcatacaggtatcctcaattagctaaagttattaatactacaaacaataacacacagatattggctagggcctggtgtagatagatagatagatactttattcatcccgagggaaatttagaaaacatttacattccagtttacatttgtatgtaaactcattacatacagtaggcctagaccgattatggctttatgcttgaaacaataaatacagtaaacaagtagcacggcttacctttgctctctcccgtctggcgaatgcatttcgttgTCTCTTTGGTGGTGGACTCTGCACCAGCGGaggtgtttgagtcggcgtgctggcttgtgctggcttgtgctggcttgtgctggctggggtctcggcagtattgtaggcacagcttctgcgttcagttttaaattatttttgaatctcatttccttggcgagcaaagtttgttcgaaacacgatctctcaaagtgctgcccacaaatcgtcggtttcgtTGACACACTTGtcgtcttgtccataaacgcgacattttatcatcttttggccacagaaagcaagatttggagacggccccacatccccatacaacacatcgcttcacaattatccttggcgatcgattgttgtccgttctttctcgtaataattgacagcagtctttgctggacgcttcaacgcagacgaacactggcggcggctgtaacgcagacgaacactggcggcggctgtattctacttgtgacgtcatcgcccgaacattgccgaagtggatgctctcggcgcagcgatccattgttgttagcggaagtcatttttatgctgttatgatcgtgatttattatgaatacatcaatattaaaaatatatatatggcacatttcacaatagacatgcaacctctatcatataccaagcccaataacactgacaaaatataatttcgtaggccctttaagccGCTATTCTCAatcagagatgaggagaggtCTGGTGAACTTATCTAATACTACATCTTCAAAAtaattgtaaacattttttgtagTAGTACTCCCtaagacctgtaaacagactttgagcTGTACATTTGGAAATATGTAccttttaacttttatttccaGTCTGGTCAAACCATTAAACATTGAAATATGTCAGCTTAATCTTTCAAAACATAAAGTACACAGTGTTGGAAAAATTATGATTAATAACTCTTGTTTGAAATgaccacattttttatttatttaatcctttattttaatttatttcaacattGAGATCGggatctctttttcaagagaggCCTGCGTACAAAAGAATCAGTCTCATAACAAAAAAATCATATTGCGCATTGTTAAAATCCATATCCTTGAGTCCAAGGTTAATCAAATTCAATGTATTCTGGATTAATTTGCTACGATCCTGGACCAAACTGACcacaagaaaagaagaagagacagaaagtgtaAGACCAGTAGGcgaaaataaataatcaataacaCAGTCGACCAAGTTTGACATGAAAGCATTTTGACTTGCCTGTGCAGAAGGTGTGTTGTACAAGCTGGGGTGACTTTGATATCGGGGGACAGTGCAATCCAGCAGCCCTACTTGTACACATATATTGGCTTGCCGAGTCTTGTAAACTGCTTTGACGTCTCATTTATGTTTATTGATAGATGAACGTTAATGTATTGGCGCATCCCTAatgatctgtgtgtttgtgtgtacgtgtgcagacatgtgttaatgtgtgtgtgtgtgtgtgtgtgtgtgtgtgtgtgtgtgtgagtgtgtgtgcgcacgcgtgcgtgtgtgtgagagtgtgtgtgtgagagtgtagtgtgtgagagtgtgtgtcttcTGCTGCACATCTTCTAGTCTGGCAAGGACATCTTTAGTCATTATCTGGAGTTGCCTTGTAATTTGTAATCGGTTGATAGTGGCTGAGGCTGTGAAGTGTGATGTACCAGACTCCAAGCTGCCATATATAATCCAATCCCTGATCTATTACTGCAGAGAGGAACAAgatcacagaacacacacacgcacgcacgcacacgcacacacacacacacacacacacacacacacacacacacacacacacactcacacacacacacacacacagacagacagtgacagcTGCTAAAAGCATTGATGTCAGAGGCATCTTCATCCGAGGAAACAGATCGGACATGTCTTCATGCTGCACCAGCAAATTTCACAAAATGGGGTTGGTTAGCAACAGTAATGGATGGATacattattgtgtgtatttgatTTGAGTTTATATAATTGAACTAGTACAGCATGAAATAGGAATCTTTGGATACATTGGAAAAGTATAGATTTTCGCCACTGAATGCCTCTTAATTTTACACTTCATGTCACACAATGATAGATTAAATGATCTAAAAGGTTTAAtatgtaattccgagccacaaTAAATAGGGTGCAGTaattcacctctactactggctccatacaatctaaattcatcaatcatcaaaaccatcagttattaaaaaagccaaCTAGTTAACAAGGTATGTTAAcctgtatatattttaattgtagtagtttgtcatatttattgtattaaaaacCTTTAGAGTAtgctttatattgtgtgttgtattcTACAGCTTTGTCTATATTTCTTCTAGTGTTgacatatttactgtgtatgttttactcctgtgtaagcatgtctgcctgtcagtcagttcattatactagactgctgaaactctgagaggcAATCTAAATATCACTGAtttcttataatcttcacgtggagctcaGATGTCTCGGGGCTGTACgctccgtgtaacgttacgttttgatagtttgtttgcAGAGGCGTCCTACGCGCCGACATAACATAATAATGCAGCTGTCGTGTGAAGGAAAGCGACAGAGTTGTAATAAATAAACGAGAAGGTAGCGAGAGAAACAATTAATTTAGCAACATGGAAGAGAAGGTATACATATGTCGGGGAAATGGAGTGAGATTGAAAacgagaggcagacagagacagacggggTGTCCTTGTGCTTTGTTTTAGGATCTAAATTGTCAGCGGCAGGGTGGCAGGTAGTAGTGAACTCAGCAGATTGCCAAGACTGTGATGCTGCACCTTATCCTCCTCTTTGTGTTGTGGCCTTACTCTTTATTAGAGCTAACAATTTGGCTAAAGGCAGAGGCAGGTGCTGCTGGAATGACACAGTAGGTATAGATGAAGGGGAAAAGGGAAGGGAGCAATAAACAGAGGAGGGATTACACAGTAGAAGAGCTGGTTGAACGTGATACACACTGACTGGCGACGATAacagattagattttttttcttttgtttatatAGCAGGCttaaactgaaagaaaatgtgtgcttgttgctttttttttttttttaaaggtgcttaaatagtttgtattgtgtgtcAGTGCAGTTGTACTTGTGTGTTGCCTACAGTGCATGTCCACTACATCTCTATTGCtgtcatgttttgttgttgccttttttaaattgccTGCCCACTAACATGCAattttttctgtttccttccCCACCCTAACCTGTGTCCATTACTTTTGCAATCTCatcatactttttcttttcacatcaTTTCCCTATTTCCACCTATCTACTTTCAATCACCTTCCCGCATCCTTCCTTCTCCTAGCTAATATCCTAACAGTGGTGATCCTGTCCCAGCTGGTGCTGCGTCGTCAGAAGTCCTCCTACAACTATCTCCTGGCTCTGGCAGCCGCCGACATCCTGGTCCTGCTCCTCATTGTTTTTGTCGACTTCATATTGGAGGATTTTATTTTGGCCACGCCGCTGCCTCCGTCACTAAACAATGCGGTGCAGGTTCTGGAGTTCTCCTCCATCCATACGTCCATCTGGATCACCGTGCCTCTCACAGTTGACCGTTACATCGCTGTTTGCCACCCGCTGCGCTACCACACAGTCTCCTACCCGGCCCGCACACGAAGGGTGATATTTGCTGTGTATATTGGTTGCTTGTTGTCTGCAGCTCCCTATTACTGGTGGCCTGAGCTGTGGCACAGCCTGCCCGGGGTGGGCAGtgttggtggaggaggaggggagggcaACAGGAGAACCGTGGTCCAGCATGTCCTGGTGTGGGCCCACTGCGCCACTGTCTACCTCCTTCCCTGCactgtcttcttctccctcaACTGCTGTCATCGTTCGTAAGCTGCGCAGACGCCGCAGCTGTTTCCGTCTGCGAGGCTACTCTACCGGCAAGACCACCGCCATTCTCCTGGCAATCACTTCCATTTTCGCTGTTTTGTGGGCGCCACGTACCCTCATGATCCTGTATCACTTCTACTCCCCTCCTCCAGCCTCACAAGGTGCCGGCCGACTGCTCCACGTGCTCACCGATCTGGCGAACATGCTAGCGTTGCTCAACACCGGGGTCAACTTTTTCCTCTACTGCTTCATCAGCAAGCGTTTCCGGGGCATGGCGGCCAACGTACTGCGAGCCCTGGTCCACTGCCGGAAGCAGCCGCCACCATTCTACGCCAGCCACAACTTTTCCATCACTAGCAGCCCCTGGATCTCACCAGCCAACTCCCACTGCATCAAGATGTTGGTGTACCAGTATGACAAAAATGGGAAGCCCATCTGTATTTCCTCTTGAATCCTCAGCCACCAGCAGCCGCCCCCACCCTCAGTTGTTGGGGAACATATTCAGGCATTATCTCCTTGGTGACCAGCTTTGCCCGCATGGGACTCTTTGAGGCTTGaaaatgtcaacacacacagagagcacatAGGTGACAGTTTAGCTAGCTTTGAGCGATAACAAAGCGGTTGGCTAGCGAAGTGGAAAAGCAAACAGCAGATGCGCGTCTGACAGAAAATAGCCTCTCATGTTCAATAAAGTATTCACAAAGCAGTGACCAgcatcaaataaatgttgattgTTTCCTCCATGCAAAAAACATACAGCTACTGTATAAGTGACTCCAGACTCACAGACTGATAAAGGGATATAACCACCATCTATCACTGACTTTTATGAGCCACAGCGCTAAAGACTAAACTGGCAACTGGATGAATCCTTGGTGAAGCTTCACACCTTGACATTGATTTCTTTATGGACGCTCTCTGTTGCCAACCGTGAGGAGCTTTGAACAGCTGCATCTTTGTGCGGTGGGAGTCATTTCCAAAAAGCAGAGATATCCAGTCTTGGCACTGAACATCTCACCTCGAGTGGTGATTCACTCAGGCAGACTCACCGAcggttctgtctgtctctcaagCAATGTTAAAACAGCGCTGTCATTTATAGTTTAATATCAGAGGAGTCTCAAAGGCATGTTAATTTGGGCTTTCATCAAATGAACAGCCCTCCCTGACTTTCCTCTTGTGTGTGCCAAGTTCATCCTAGCAGTGCAGGTCACCTACAAGTCCACTTTTCTTTGGAAGTTACCCCACGGATTGTCTTAGGATGAGTAGACTCTGCTTATTGTtggttaaatatttattaatggtAGACTTGACTGTTATTGTAGcttcacaaaaaaacaagacaaaaaatatGACTTGTGTGAGGTGTCATTAATCTAGTAATCACATTTCCAATATTAGGAAGAGGAAATTTCTACTATTAGTAGATAGTCCTCTATTAACTATTAATGGTCCGTGATGACTTACTGTTAACCATTATCTGGATGAATATAATGAATTTAACAGCTTTAACCCTTTAGCTTTTTTGAGAGACTGagtgagaaacagagagatagagaggacgGTAAAATCTGTACTCCTTCCCTTTCGGTTTGTTTTCCCTCGTTCAAGGTTTTCTGTCCCACGGTGCAGCAGTGAATTTGGTCTCAGGGCCAAAGTGACACATTTCAGCTCTGCTCATTCTGCCGCTGGCTGATGGCAATTCAATAACATTTCACACGAAACACAGTCACGTACGTCAACTCTGTCTCAGTGCTGCTCGAGTCCTGCCCGGTAACAAAccataaatgcacacacacacacgcacacacacacacacacacacacacacacacacacacacactgtcctctgTATTGCCCACAGAAAGAGCACATTGGGATCAATGCACATCTATTCTGCAGACACCTTGCGGCATTAACAGTGTTCATCTATCTAGCGAGAACGGAGCTCAGCCAAAGGGCAGATTTCTCCTAATATCTGCCTGGAGATATCAGACACATCAGGCCTTGTTTTAATGGATAAGGCTTTAAATCTGATTAATGTTACGTGCATCTGTCGTAGCTGATAAAGGCATGCCCTCCAAACTCTTGTTCGACACCCAAATGTCAGAGACACTTGATGGGGTGACTGCCGCAGATTTACACAAAATACTGACTGTAGCTGAAGATCAGGGCAAGCGTTTAATAGTTTGGGCCATTTTTCAAGtcagttataataacattaCTCACCAGCTTCATTGCTGAGATATGGGGACATGTCAACTCAACAAGATACGTCGAGGAGTACGAGTGATCAGCCTGTTTAAACATCTTACCGGTTTAATGATATTATCTACATTTAAAGTAGATGACAGgcattttgcacttttttcctttttttctggtTTTATAATTGGGTTAAATTGGGATTTAAGGTAAAAGGTAACTATTTAATCTTTACCTTCACCATGCGTTTTGTCACACAGAGCTGAATGAAGCCATATCCTACTCGGTGCTTCATGTCAGCCAAAGTCTGCGTTCAAACTCAGATTTTACAAATGTACTTTTCTAAAACATGAACATCTTTAACACCTTCCATCCCATTTGAACATGGCAATAGAATATGGTCATAAGGTTTTTAGACCAATCAAATGTCTGAACTGTTAGAGAGGAGAAATATTTGAGAGCTTATAAAAGAACTCATTCCTTCTCCATGCCCCTCACAAGTAGGTACACGTTTGGCTAAACCTTCACTACCTGTTGCAATGTAAAGTGTTGTAAAAGATCTAAGCAATATAATtggtgaataaataataatatggcCCAAACTTCAAAGACCTAGTTTAAAACTGTAAGGACAAACTGTGAAAGTATCTTCCAATTCAACCCAgagcattaaaaacattttattcaagtGCTGTACTTACACCAATTCCAAATGTTGGCTTATGTGATAGACTTTCCAATTTCTTTTCCCATCAAAGACTACTTTAACTGTAGTGAACCTATTTGCCCAACTTCCAAATTCCCCCCTTTTTCAGTTCAGTTGTGGCTCTTCCACTTTCAATTCCCATTATTTTGTTCCTTACAAATTGATTTTCTTCAAAATGACAATGTGAATGAGGGAGCACTGATGGACACTTGCTTCTCACCTGCTTCGCTCTGCACTTCTCCCACTCATCCCTCTTCCCTCCCACTTTATGTCAAATGGATTCGCTCAAATTTAATTTCACAAGTGTCCTTTTTACTCGTTAACTGATGATCTTGAAAGTCTTCTGTGCTAAATCACTGCATGATTTCTCATCAGAAAATGGATCCATGCGGTTAGGGACCTTGAGATGAAGCTGGTGGATGTCGAGCTTTATTTGATGGAGATGAACGGCCATGGTCGATAACCAGTAATCAATCATCGAACTCCTTAAGTCCAAGTCCATCAAAGCCATCCTCAGTAGGACGTTGCATTTCATTTAGTGTAAAGACACTAAAATATGTGCTTTGATCCACAATCAATACTGCCTAATGATCCGACAATGATCATTAAGAAAGTAAGATAACAAAAAATGATTTGGGCTTTAGCCTGTGGAACTCATGCCAGATCAATGTTGCCATGACATTCATTTCACGTGTTAACACCATCCATTGTTTCAGGCGATGTTAATGTGACATTTGTAGGCGAACCGGGACCTCAGTCCGGTGTCCTCCTGGGAATGAAGCTGGCATGCTGGGAAACCAAAGCGAATGCATGATGGGGGGGCGTTGAAAGAGCGTCACATGCAGGTGTC
Protein-coding sequences here:
- the LOC115011599 gene encoding LOW QUALITY PROTEIN: probable G-protein coupled receptor 139 (The sequence of the model RefSeq protein was modified relative to this genomic sequence to represent the inferred CDS: deleted 1 base in 1 codon), with product MEHSHIFPVFPPNGSTWSPGQQPSEFAQGCPLGPLPVIYYSVLLCLGLPANILTVVILSQLVLRRQKSSYNYLLALAAADILVLLLIVFVDFILEDFILATPLPPSLNNAVQVLEFSSIHTSIWITVPLTVDRYIAVCHPLRYHTVSYPARTRRVIFAVYIGCLLSAAPYYWWPELWHSLPGVGSVGGGGGEGNRRTVVQHVLVWAHCATVYLLPCTVFFSLNAVIVRKLRRRRSCFRLRGYSTGKTTAILLAITSIFAVLWAPRTLMILYHFYSPPPASQGAGRLLHVLTDLANMLALLNTGVNFFLYCFISKRFRGMAANVLRALVHCRKQPPPFYASHNFSITSSPWISPANSHCIKMLVYQYDKNGKPICISS